The genomic region ATGATTTTGATATCTGTAGTGGACgcagtacaaatagcccattgagtagcatTTTGTCTAAAAATCAAACGAGCAGCTCGGGTACATACTcttatgtttgatttttgttatacaaaacaattatgtaattttgttttgtcgATAGGATTTATCTAATAGAATAGCGCAGGTTctatgtttataattatattattcctTATGGAACATATTTTGTCCAATTTGAAGCTAATGCCTATCGATTTGGTACATTGTTTTCTCATATCAGATAGCCAGCCAGTCATGTAGCTTTGTTATCAAGCTGTTACTTACATCATCAGCTAAATGaacaacaaatgttatcttgTGATTAGGCTTAGCAGGATGAGTTTAATTATTACCGActttatttaagtcatttataAATCAGAGTTATAAGTAGTGTATAAATAAgcatataataaattatgaactacattatacttttgtttgttttccatcttCTCGTATTTGTATTTATAGCAAAAGAGATGAGATTATTTGTTGCTGTCCCAAATTTTGAAGAACTGTTCAGAGAAAATGCAGACGGTCATGAGCATCCTACCATTAAATATCCACGCTAAGGACTTGTccgtcactcttataaagcaACCACAGCCTAAATTGCGGGAAAATATTTTGCGGTATCTCACGGATTCGAAACCAACTCGTAAGTTCCGAATCCCAGAAAATCTACAAGAAGGCCAACACATGCccattgtttgtgaaataatcATTAGAAATCCGATTCGGGAAGTATCTTAAGCTATATGGAAagcattttaaatttactttatataatgtCAGAAGATATCTTCCTAGATTACcttatgaaaattattaataagttACTGTGTGCATTTTTGATCTTATTACTTCGAAAGGTTACTAAAAGTTCATCTCAGCTATAGCtaatcctaattttgaactgataaatcaGAAATGAGATAAgttcacccacctccaactcttgggtttcttTATTTTACCGAATAGTCGGATTTGTTGTTGTTCCTTTTCGTGATCTAGCGATAAGGGAATATAAAAGGTTCACCTTGTTAATCATTATGACACGATCGGCCTTAAACTATCGAAAAAATTAAAGTGTAAGAAAATCGATGTAAAatcaatatatctatatatttaagtgttttatttagtttagaatgaagtgatatttaaaaaaattttcgGCAGAAAGTAGAACATGACTCTATCTGAAATTCTAGAACCATGGttagtttttgtttgaatttcgtataaagttacacgagggctatctgcgatagccgtccttaatttagctgtgtaagactagagggaaggcaactagtcatcaccacccgccgccaactcttgagcttctcttttaccaacgaatgggattgaccgtcacattataatgcctccacggctgaaagaacgatcatgtttggtgttgttttttgttgttgtttattgttaagcgcaaagctgcacaatagactatctgtttTGTGCTCACTACTGCTATCGACAGTTGGATTTTTAGCCTTACATGTCTTcagacttacctctgagccactaGAAGGCTCAAAATCAGGTATGTTTGAGCCTTTACCTCAGCACCACTTAATACGACACAAAGACTCTTCAAACCTAAAGTATCTGATAGAAATTTAGATGAGAACAAATCAATAATCATCTTCAAAAAGTCGGTTACCGAGAAGTAAACATCTAGGGTGCTCGAAAAGCCTGTTCAAGTGACCAGAAGTGTCAGGCACCTCCATTTTTAAAAGACGAACTACCAATCAGCAGTTTCTTCCTCCAACACAACTACATTTAACGAATCAGCGGTTTCTCGGTAGATAAGCgactttaaatattacaattcgGGGTTCGTTTCCCTGCAGTGAACAGAggcagatagtccattatgtagttttgcgttAAAATAGTCAAATAGTGTGATATGCTGTCACTTACAAACTTTATAACGTAGTAACAAACTTGGCATCCTAACCATTAGATCTTACCCGGTCAAGCACtcaaaataattcaacttttcgTATCGCATAAGTGAgtcaattttattgaaatacgCATAGGCTAATTAAATAATCCAAATATAAGCATGCTGAAGATTTaatacaacattatatttaaattgttttaaatatcaaattatgaAGTCATGTAAAAGTCACAGCTCACAAAAAGTCGAGGTATAATGTCATAAATCAGAgctaaattttaacttttttggcATTTCGTACGTTGTGTGATGCTGGTGATGATTtatcagttttgaaaaaaaagtataAGAAACATCTTTTTCCCTCCCAAAATATAAGAATACCCACATCATGAAAAATGTGTTCAGGCCAGCGACTGAGTATTTGCAGTACGGAATTATCCATTGTGCTTAATGGTAATTAATGGTATCATCTTAGAGCATCAAGTTCTTTTAAAGACTAGCAACAAGTCGTACTCTAGCTGTGGCAAACAAAGCATAACGTCTCGTAACTTTTAAAATCCACGAAAACAAAAGTCAGTGTGAAAACTTCGTCTACACGTGTTCACCAAGATAAGGCTTTCAGTCATacttataattaaacttttgcCCTGCCTCAAGCAGGTGTAGAATGAAACGGGTTTTCATGCTATTCCGTATGAAGATATACAAAATAAGTCGTCGAATTTCAGGGCCTATGGATTTCTGCACAATCGCACTCTTGAAACGGGCGCTGAAAAACTGTAGTCCCAATACAGTAAATGAATTATGGAATGCTATTAAAGAGAAATAATGTACTTTGGCCATGACAGCCATAAGATGGAACCTTTTGCAAAAGAAACTATGGTTCGGGGCTATTGTTAAGATGTACAGTCGTTCAGCATGACGAATGTGGCTACATGGATTACAATCATACGAGAAGCTCCAAAACCGTTTCAGTACAATGTACCTAACCTCTGTTTTATTAATCCTACGAAGTCACGTACACGTAGTTAAGAAGTGGATATTTACTTTTCTCACCTGAGATGAACAAGTAGAAATATCCAGTAAAACAtaggaaataaaatttaatatcatatcGAAGAATAACAGTTAATACTGTGGTTATTTTGTCATTAAGATGACTCATTATACTATCATATCCTCTAGTGCCTCTGTAATGAAACTATGAAGCCCACTGGTAGCCAATCCGGTGAACCATAAGGAAATATATGGTCCTCTGGTGGCATCATATTGAATTATATTTTCCCTGTTTCTGTAAAGTTACTTGCTTATTTTGGACACAGATATTTTAGGATACTTGAAAGAAAACAGATGTCTTTTCTATATTATTGTATCTTGATACTTGTGAGCTACATTcgatttattgttatttctttacaaatcttTCTGTCTTCTTTTTAAATTAGATCTGAACTCATTTTTTGCCAAGTGCtgtattttttgtaattctttaTGTACTAGTCTTCCTGATCAATAGGGTAGGAAAATACATGTGTGTGATCCAGCCAAATATGCAACCAGATTAGGGACTCGCTTTCGAAATTAGGTCCAACCAGTTATCATCAGCTTCTGATCACATTAAGCAACTACATATATTTCACAACTgagaatcgaaccactaattACTATAGCTGATAAAATCTACCATTCTAACTTTCTTATCTCTACAGATATCTATGCTTTGTCTCATCAGTTTGGTACCTGTGGTATTTTCAgccgtaatcccaataacatCTCACGAAGTTCAGCCAGATTAGGCTATTTTAAATCCTTATATTAAATTAGCAatgcaaaataaacaatataataaaatacaatgaaataaattacaaatattaaaattaaatatattaaacattaaataaaaaatagaaaagattttctggtgtgttgttttttttttgcggAAAATTATCGTTTAAAACTACAGCAATTATCCTTTCGTTTTCTACTACACAATTCTTATTCGATAAATTAGTAATTCTCAAAGTGTTTCGCTTATTTTTGTTCCTTCTGTTCTAATACGCAAAACAACTTATCTATAAGcattattatatactcttcaaaaaaagaaacgcaaaaggcaaaatatgagacaaattgttaacaagtttattctgggtagttctgtatgacatgtgtgaaactttgcacattcactgctgaacatccaaagtctgcaaaggcgaagtccacgctcactagtttaagtttaacgtcactcaacgtcaataacgagtatgccccccccgtgagcatcaataactgcttggcatctcctgcccatggaagcgatgagatgacgaatcacatcctgtggaatggttgtccactcagcctgcaaagctgctgcaagctgaggtagagtctgcggttgaggttgttgccatcgcagacgtcggtccaactcgtcccaaagatgttcgatggggtttaaatctggtgatctggagggccagggaagaacgttgatgttgtggtgtctcaagaagacagtggtgagagggctgtgtgaggacgggcgttgtcatgttgaaaaacgtcgttgacgttcaccatgatgggttgcacatgaggcctaagaatctcgtcgacgtttcgttgagccgtaagattccctcgaatgtgcaaaaggtctgttctggcattgtagacgatggcagcccacatcatgactcTGCCACTACCAAAACAGTCAACTtactgcacacagtttgctgcaaaacgttcacctcggcgacggtaaacacgggtccttccatcctgcccacaaagcataaaacgtgattgatcgctgaaccaaacatgcctccattgtcgatgaggccatacccgatgtgcccgagtccactgcagccgtgcttgacgatgttgctgggtgtgGATGACGCTTCTGACTgaacgtcgaggtcggattcctgcatctcatacacggttgcgtacggtctgatcggaaatcctacgcagccctggtatggttgaggcagtagacgtcgcagtggtggtcctatcccgaaggtgacgtaagctgatgtagcgatcttgtacgggcgtggtcacacgaggtctgccagatcgtcgacggtcacgagttgatccatgttgttggtgacgattccatagccttgtgatggtgcttgggtggacattcacagctctggcaacatctgatcgagattcacctgcttccaagcgaccaatggcgttgttgcgttgtgcttcactcagtcttggcgtaactgtattgcgtgtcggtggcttaacaatgagctatggaaaccgagaacccgtcacttttatagggattttgcacatgttgcacttgcagaacatgcagatctctcaaacaaatttattggacacgcatgcgttttggcgaaaaatccgatgttttcctccgttttcaaagtgcacaacttgtattgtcattttggtctgacattcagtgccttaacacgtgtaacatcacatactctgagcttgtaatgtaattacatattttctctttaaaatacaaaaaatattcattttgcgtttcttgttttgaagagtatatatatcgTTTCGCATTTATGTTATTTTGTCCAGTTTACCCCATTTCGTGTGAATCCTTTTTTTCTAcctttatatacttttatttacttattttattgtatataaacaaatCAGTATGCACAGCAGAAGCTCACAGCTGTTCTTACCTCAGTGTACACAGACACAACAGCAGCcaataaactgttaataatgCTAAGGGATACTGCAAGAAGTGGCACTGAAGCACCTTCCACTGTTAGGCTACGAAACTGACTCAAAGCAATAGCAAAACTTATCAGAGTTGCAGCCACCCATTGAGCAACAGTCACGTCTTTACGGAAACATAATCTGAAATGTTACACCGTAACGATTACTATAGTTTAGTAATAATTCTAGCTATTAACATGTTTAATTACAGTTATGATGtaagtatttcaatatttcaagCCTTTTATAATTAATCTTGTTTGTAGAAATGAATCAGACTAAGGATTATATGAATGCTTTACCACTTGATTGTATTTCacgaaatatacaaatattattttcacaacactcatataggtatttatttacgttttatatacttttacaaCCAAACCCATAAATAGTTATTTCCAGTTTTTATACAAATAGCTACATCCTTTTGTTAAGAGAGGAATATTTTCCTATTACTTCTACAAGTACTTAAATTGTATGGAGAGGAAAATAATACTTTTCTGACATTTACATAAGCAGTCACATTTTAATACTAGTAAATTAACCTGTGACATTATAGcataaaacttgatatttttctttaattggacGTTCAACGTTTCGTTTACAGCTTCTTCAGAAGCGTTCCACTAAAACAGAAACCGTAACTTTTCAACTTCTATTGCACATATCTCTATCCACCCTAGCATAATTTGCTGCATGTCTCGAGGTTTCAATtgcttacattcaaaattttattaaactacttttaggTTACATTATACCAATTAGTACAACATAAATTCTTAGCTAGTAATCCACATTTTAAAAGGATAGAAATGtaaagttcttaattctacattgcaatattttttttaaaaatcctgcATTTCCTCTAGTGTGACACATTTCTACCAATTcttcaaaaagtataaaattaaacttaaattactcactataaaatcgtCATTGTTCAAACAAACGATAATTTGTATAGACTTCAATTCTgattggttacagagccatcaaatagaaaatagtACTAATTAGTTAGACACAATTCAAATAGcaacaaaacacaataatttaattataatagattTATACTAATATGAGTTTAAAACTACTTAGAATAAacgaattaattttaaattacaatctCAAAttatcattctagaaagaaagagAAGGTGATTTAGATTTATctagcttttgttttttttagttacgATGTCGGTAAAATTGACCAGCCTTATATAGAggtagggtagagaaaataacacataaatataaaaatttgctaaaaacaaacattcaaaatgcatttaggagattttagagattacataaatgctatttgagatttttgagatgatgaaacgtatttttaatcttaacatgaaaatcaattTGCACACGGGCTAATCAATACAAATAGTGTTGAAATACTCGatgtattaacaaaataactttagaaaaaatacttctttaaaatatttgatatttgtgtACAAAAAGATCTGTAATGTTTACCAAAAACCtaccaaatttcatgaaggtATACTCATTATATTAAAGGTTAATAATatcaaattcaaaaataattttttaaaaatacaaagagaTCACATGGTCGGTCAAATTGACCGATTCCTACTGAGAGAAATATTGTgtttaaaggatattttaatattagtagtAAGCAACCTTACAACACCAATATGCACCATAGAAATTGAATAATAAGTTACATTTTACTGTTGAAGAAAAGCATTTTCCTCTGTTATTTCTATAAGTAACAATTTCTAAAACTTTAATGAACATAATTTTTCtagcacaaaataaaaatttttatacaGAAGGTACACATTTTCTTCAAATCATCAAAGATTTTTAAACTGATAAGAATGATGtgctaatttataaaataacttcacACAAgttgtgaaatttcaaaactacTTTAAAGTTTAGCGATGAAGTTTCAGATTTCCATATTACGTGCACATACTCATATATTTGTTAGTTCTCTATAATTCTTAATACTTTTTACGTTATTAGAAATCCAGAAAATGTacttcaattttaaaaaattgtaaacttaacatgctatatttctttctttaaacatttattacatgAAATAAGTGCGGAGCtaacttaatttatttgttttatttatataagtggATGCGTAATAGATaattaatattcaatattatttcaATGGATTTACGAACAAGAATTGTAATAATACTTAGCATTTGGAACTTTATTTACTTTAACCGAGATTAGAATCAATCATAATAGAATTGGTTCGAAATTAAAGTtgataactttttctttaattaatccCAAAATAGTGATTTCAAatcaattgaaaaataataattatcaaagtttttattaataacgCCAAGGATTAGTGTTTTCAGAATATTACAAATCGATggatattctaaaaatataaacttgtCACTCGATATCACTCAACCACGTTTCTTCATTCATTGCTTGTAAAAAGAATCATTAaatttactttctttgtattttgatTGTATTTAAGTGCTAAAGGATCTGATAAGGgtatgtttaaaacagtatatgttatgtaTCTGATAGAGatatgtttaaaacagtatatgttatgtaTCTGATAGAGgtgtgtttaaaacagtatatgcTATGCATCTGATAGAGGcgtgtttaaaacagtatatgttttgtatctgatagaggcgtgtttaaaacagtatatgttatgtaTCTGATAGAGGTGTGTtcaaaacagtatatgttatgcaTCTGATAGAGgtgtgtttaaaacagtatatgttatgcaTCTGATAGGaatgtgtttaaaacagtatatgttatgcaTCTGATAGAGGTGTGTtcaaaacagtatatgttatgcaTCTGATAGGaatgtgtttaaaacagtatatgttatgtaTCTGATAGAGgtatgtttaaaacagtatatgttatgcaTCTGATAGAAGTGTGTtcaaaacagtatatgttatgcaTCTGATAGAGGTGTGTTCAAAACAGTATATGCTATGCATCTGATAGAGGcgtgtttaaaacagtatatgttttgtatctgatagaggcgtgtttaaaacagtatatgttatgcaTCTGATAGAGGtgtatttaaaacagtatatgttatgcaTCTGATAGGaatgtgtttaaaacagtatatgtcaTGTATCTGATAGAGgtgtgtttaaaacagtatatgttttgtatctgatagaggcgtgtttaaaacagtatatgttatgcaTCTGATGGAGgtgtgtttaaaacagtatatgttatgtaTCTGATAGAGgtatgtttaaaacagtatatgttatgtaTCTGATAGAGGCGTGTtcaaaacagtatatgttatgtaTCTGATAGAGGTGTGTtcaaaacagtatatgttatgtaTCTGATAGAGgtgtgtttaaaacagtatatgttatgcaTCTGATAGAAGTGTGTtcaaaacagtatatgttatgcaTCTGATAGAGGTGTGTtcaaaacagtatatgttatgcaTCTGATAGAGgtgtgtttaaaacagtatatgttatgtaTCTGATAGAGgtatgtttaaaacagtatatgttatgtaTCTGATAGAGgtgtgtttaaaacagtatatgttatgcaTCTGATAGAGgtgtgtttaaaacagtatatgttatgcaTCTGATAGAGgtatgtttaaaacagtatatgttatgcaTCTGATAGAGgtgtgtttaaaacagtatatgttatgtaTCTGATAGAGgtatgtttaaaacagtatatgttatgtaTCTGATAGAGGTGTGTTTAAAACAGTGCAAGTTTGTATCGGATAggtgaatatttaaaatagtataaGATTGACTctgacaaaaatatgtttaaaacaatgtaagtttgtcgtttgctatatttttattaaaaagtagaTCATCTTTCGGCTGTTCTCGATGATATTCCTTTATTTCATGATGTTTCAAAAATGCAGTATTGCTTGCCACttattctaaattaataaaagtttattcatCGTAAATCTCATATGGACCTAACAATGGACGTTACGGGTAGAAAGAGAAGCCTTCCTTCCTGATATAGATGAATGACTATTAAAACTATAGAgttcaataaaatatgaaacacgcTATGATGTTATTCtcctttaataataatgaaaacctGACCTGTAGATGAGGAGCGTGCAGACGACTTTACCCTGTATCAGTACTATCCACACGGCTGGTGTTACATAGGTTAAGgcgtagaaaaaaatattattggtgACAGCATAAACCAAAGATGGAAACAAAAAGAGCAAAGATGGTTGAAGGTTCCACAGGGACTTGGTTTTGACTAGGTGGATAAGTGTGACCATCAAACATTTCAGAGCTTCGATGACAGTGATTATTACCGTTTGCGGCAAAGGGTACTGACCCCCGCTGTGGTACACCACTGCATAGCTCAATACACTCTTTCCAACATCAACAATGAGAAGAAAAGTGCACAGCAACTGGTTAGCAATAACTCCATCAGATTTACGTTGCAAAGACGTTTCACGGAACACTGCCAAATCTTCctagaaaaatacacacaaaaatgaacaaaGGACAAATCCAATGTCTTAGGCTAAGCAACTGATATGTTCTACATGTTATAAACTCCGTTTTTGAAATCCCCAAGAAATTCATTGTACTTATTTTATTCTCAGTGTTACCTGTGTGGACAACATGAAACACCTTACGAAAAAATaggcaaaaaaaaattattgtaatacgtGTCCATTGTGCATCATGTAGAGATTTATACGGAAATAATAGAAAGTTTTATATAGAGAATTAATGTTAAGCGATTTGttagaatgtttataaagatcgGCTAAATCCTAAGTTTTAACTTTTCTAGCAGCACTTTcaacaatttattaatatattctatttGTAAAGAAGAATCCGCTTCCCGCGTTAGACTAAattggaaaaatattataaataagacTTGTTAgttcagtttgaaaatatttatgagtTCTATTTATCACCTGATTCCAGAGCCGCCTAGTGGTAGTTTCTTAGACTATAATGTTTATGTTTCACGTGCAACAATCAAACATATGAagctgtgtaaaaaaaaaaaaaaatctgtggcATCCCTTAAATTCTAGTTTATAATGATGGACGCTgtagaaaaatgtattataat from Tachypleus tridentatus isolate NWPU-2018 chromosome 1, ASM421037v1, whole genome shotgun sequence harbors:
- the LOC143224643 gene encoding uncharacterized protein LOC143224643, with product MLNKEDLAVFRETSLQRKSDGVIANQLLCTFLLIVDVGKSVLSYAVVYHSGGQYPLPQTVIITVIEALKCLMVTLIHLVKTKSLWNLQPSLLFLFPSLVYAVTNNIFFYALTYVTPAVWIVLIQGKVVCTLLIYRLCFRKDVTVAQWVAATLISFAIALSQFRSLTVEGASVPLLAVSLSIINSLLAAVVSVYTEVLFKNDNRRSFWEQQIQLYFFGTVLNLMYAVFLDDVKQKVFSFPILSGNIKTLLLVTVVVATLHGITLATTMRQLDNIVKFYISAVGNVMTALASTLLFPDKFTLDLVFILSLIILIVAIYLYETKSPIILERKIRLITKQ